The Anaerolineales bacterium region TTCGATTGCGTTTTTCCCGCATGTGATTTCGAGAACGGGAACATATCTCTCGCAAGTGTGCAATATCCAAGTCGGTTCGCCGATTGCCTATTTGGTTGCCACTCCAAACGAAGGCTTGGTCGCGCTCGATGCGGCGTTAAAATCAGCGGATGTGAGCATCGTCGCGTTGACGATGCCGCCGTCTGAAACCAACTACATGGGCGTAATGCTCACAGGCGACCAACCCGCCTGCAAAGCCGCCGCAACCGCGTTTCAGAATAAAGTGTTAGAGGTAGCGAGTAAGCCGATAAATTACTAACCATCACCCGTCATTGCGAGCCACGAAGTGGCGAAGCAATCTCCTCGCAGCGATCAATTGCCTGATATGAGGAGATTGCTTCGGGCGGGAGAACGCCGCCCTCGCAATGACATGAGGAAATGTTATGACCGACTTTGACAACGACCTCCAATCCATCCAAGAAGCGCGGATGCTTGCTACGCAAGCGCGCGACGCGCAGCGGAAGTTCCTCCACGCCACCCAAGCCGAAGTGGATCGCATCTGCGCGGCGATGGCGCAAGCCGCGGCGGACGCGTCTGTGACTCTAGGCAAAATGGCAAACGAAGAGACGGGCTACGGCGTGCCTGAGCATAAAACGCTCAAGAATTTATTGTCATCGCAATTATTGTGGGAAGCCATCAAAGACATTCCCACCGTCGGCGTAATTCGCAGCGACCCCGCCAAACGGACGTATGACATTGCCTGGCCCATGGGCGTTGTCTGCGCGTTGACTCCTTCGACTAATCCAACCTCGACGACGATGTTCAAGACGTTAATCGCTGTCAAAGCCAAAAATGCAATTGTCGTTGCTCCGCATCCATTCGCAGCGAAATGTTGCGCCGAGACGATTCACATCATGGCGGAGGCGGGGGAGCGGGCAGGGATGCCGAAGGGACTGATCTCGTGCATGACGAAAGTGTCCCTGCCTGGCACGCAGGAATTGATGAAACACAAATATGTCGCGTTGATCCTTGCCACTGGCGGCTCGGACATGGTACGCGCCGCCCATTCCGTTGGCAAGCCCGCCTACGGAGTCGGTCCTGGCAACGTCCCCGCGTATGTTGACCGCTCAGCGGATGTAGCGCGGGCGGCGAAGTACATCGTCGCTTCAAAAGCGTTCGACCATTCGGTGATCTGCGCCACAGAGCAAGCCGTTATCGCAGATCGTCCCATTGCTACACAGCTCGAAGAGTTGATGAAAGCCGAAGGCGCGTATTTCGTTGACGAGAATATCAAACAGATTCTGGCGAAGAATTTATTCGTCGGTCATTTGCCGAACCCGAAATCGGTAGGGAAGAGTCCACAGCAACTGGCGCAACAATACGGATTCAGCGTCCCTGATTGGGCGAGGATTCTCGTTGTGCGACTCAACAGCGTCGGGCGCGACGAGCCGCTCTCTGGCGAAAAGTTGACCACCGTCCTCGGTTGGTACGAAGTGGACGGTTGGGAGGCAGGATGCGAGCGTTCGCTGGAAATGATCGCCTACGGCGGACGCGGGCATTCGCTCGTCATCCACGCGCGGGATGAAAATGTGATCATGCAATTCGGCTTGGAGAAACCTGTCTTCCGCATTGTCGCTAACACGTTCGGCACACTCGGTACGACTGGATATACCACTGGTTTGATGCCTTCGATGACGCTCGGTTCGGGCGGAGTGGGCGGCGCGATCACGGGCGACAATATCACCGTGCATCACATGTATAATGTGAAGCGGCTTGCCTACGAGATCCGCACTGCGCCTGATGCTGCGTTTACGCCAGGCTCGACGGATACGCAAGCCCAACGCAGCGCGTTCACGGGCGGAGCGGGTTCGCTACCGGCGAGTTCGGTGGATTCGCAAGTGGAGGAGATTGTGAGGAAGGTGTTGTTGGAACTCAAAAAATAATATGTCGTTGCGAGGGCGGCGTTCTCACGAAGTGGCCCGAAGCAATCTCCTGTTGTCAAGCGATGGATTGTTGCGAGGAGATTGCTTCGCCTTCGCTTCGTCTGCGGACTACGTCCTCCGCTCAGCGCGACAGGCTCGTACGACATGAAATTAGAAGTTAGATGTGAGTGATTGAATTTCCTTCAATCGCTGACGTCCGATGTCTAAGTCGGAGTAATGCGAGATAAATCTCGCGTTACGAATCAATTCACCAAAGGAGAAGTAAGCCATGCCTGTAGATGTTGCAATGATCGCTTTAGGAATGGTGGAGACCAAAGGTTTGGTCGGCGCGATCGAAGCCGCCGACGCGATGGTCAAAGCCGCAAACGTGACGCTGATCGGCAGTGAATATGTCGGTGGCGGATACGTGACCGTGATGGTGCGCGGCGACGTGGGCGCGGTGAAAGCCGCGACGGACGCTGGCGCTGCCGCGGCAAAACGCGTCGGTGAACTCGCGTCGGTGCATGTGATTCCACGCCCGCACGGTGATGTCGAGATGATCCTGCCGCAGAATAGCAAGGGTTCGTTCGGCGGGCGCGGGAAAGAGAAGTAGACGCGTATTCAAGTAAGCAAGTAGACACGGAACACATGTGTACTTGTATACGTGTGTACATGTTTACCTGTCTACCTTCTCATGCCGCGTCAATTATTTACTGCGGAGGATATCCGCCGCCTGGCGCGTGAGCGCGCGGGTCCGCTTGTGCTTGCGCCCGACGATATCGTCACAGCCGAGGCGCAGGATGTCGCGTTCGCTTTGGGCGTGAAGATGATTCGGGAAGCCGAATCAGCCGTCCCGTCGGAAAGAAGCGCCGCGCCCACTGCCGCGAATCTGCCGCCGTTGAAAGTCGTCAAGATGGCGAACGTCCAGATGGAGCAATTCATCGAAGGTAGGACCACGCCGGGCACGCACGTCTGGCTCAAGGATGTGGTTGTCACGCAGGACCGCTCGCCGATGGGCGCGGGTTTTATGTCGCTCGATAAAGGCGAGATGGCGTGGACGCTGACGTATGACGAGATTGATATTGTGCTGGAGGGCGAACTGGTGATCACACGCGGCAGTGAGCAGGTGCGCGGCAAAACAGGCGATGTGATTTACATCCCCAAAGGTTCGAGCATCACCTTCGGGACGCCGAACTGGACGCGCTTTGTGTATGTGGTGTTTCCGGTGAATTGGAATGAGAAATGAGTAAACAAGTATACAGGTACACAAGTAGACAAGTGAGCGGCTTACGTGTTTCCGTGTGTACGGATAATTCATGAATCCTAACCTCTCGACTCTTCTGACCGAAACCGACCGGATCATGTCCGGAGGGAATGGCTGGCACGCCGACCCCGGCTTGATTCTCCCCTCCGGCGTTTACCAAGGACGCGTCCACGTCGGCGTGGATTTGGGAACGGCGTACACGGTGCTGGTCGTTCTCGACGAAAACCATCAGCCGATTGCAGGCGAGTATCAATTCGCCGAGGTGACGCGCGATGGGCTGGTGGTGGATTTCATCGGCGCGGTGGATTTGTTGCGCGAGATGAAATCACGAGTCGAGAAGAAACTCGGATTCAAACTGACCTCCGCCGCGACGGCGTATCCGCCGGGTGTGCCGCAAGCGGAAGTGCGCGCGACCGCCAATGTGTTGCACGGCGCGGAACTCGATTGCACCGGCGTCATTGACGAACCGAGCGCGGCGAATAACGTGTTGAAAATCCGCGACGGCGCGATCGTGGATGTGGGCGGCGGCACGACCGGCATTGCCATCTTCAAAGATGGAAAGACGGTCTACACCGCCGACGAGCCGACAGGCGGTACGCATTTCTCGCTGGTCATCGCCGGCTCGACGGGAAAGTCGTTCGAGGAAGCGGAGGCGCTGAAGAAGGACCCGGCGGAGCAGACGCGGTTGTTCCCCGTCGTCCGCCCGGTGATGGAGAAAGTCGCGGCGATCGTTAACCGGCACATTGCAGGTCATGCAGTTGACAAGCTCTATCTGGTCGGCGGCACGTGCGCGTTTGCAGGCATGGATGAAGTGATTCAAGAAATGACGGGAATCGAAACAGCGTTGCCGAGCAATCCGCTGTTTGTGACGCCGCTCGGGATTGCGATGAATAATTAATTTCGTCGTCATTGCGAGACCCGCGAAGCGGGTCGAAGCAATCTCCATCACATAGTCGGAGATTGCTTCGTCGCAGCGAACGCTCCTCGCAATGACATATTGGAGACCTATGGCATCAGATCAATTTTCATTACGCGTGTACTCCTACCTCGACCGGATGCAACCGCAATACGCGGCGTTCGTCGGGACGATCACTCAGGGCGACCTTCCCACCGAGGGCATGGCCTCTCTCTATGTTGAGGTTGCGCCGGGCAATGAGGTGTTCCGTCTCGTGGACATTGCGGTCAAATCCACCGAAGCGAAGCCGGGCGCGCAACTGGTCGAACGCGAGTTCGGCATGTTCGAGGTCCACTCGCATTCGCAAGCGGAAGTGCTGGAAGCTGGGCGGATTGTTTTAGACCGACTCAACCTCAAGCCCGAAGAACGCATCAAACCGTTCATCGCGTCCGTGCAGATCATTACCAACGTTGATCCGTATCAGGCGCAACTATTGAACCGCTTCCGCCGCGGCTCAATGCTCGTCCCCGGTGAGACGATGCTGGTGCTGGAATGTGCTCCCGCCGCGTACATCAACTACGCGTGCAACGAAGCCGAGAAGGGCGCGAACATCAAAATCCTGCACGTGTCGTCTGTGGGACGGTTCGGTCGCATGTGGCTTTCTGGTTCCGAAGCGGAGATCGTGTCAGCGCGCAATTCGGCAGTCAAGGCGTTGGAGGGGTTGGATGGGCGACCTGAGAAATAAGAGTAATTGGTAAATGGTAATTGGTAATTTTTGGTGGTCGAGTAGCCCCGAATGTTCTTTGAGGGGCGTATCGAGACCACAGCGCTCGATTGAGACTGGAGATTGGAGACTGGTGTATGCCCAAGATTTTCTACACCGAACGCGACATTGACGAGATGAAGGCACGCGGCGTCAAATCCATTGACGTGACCGAGAACGTGGTTATCACAGATTTGGCATTGGAGCGCGCCATGCGCTACGAGATGAAGATTAACCGCGCCGAGGGCTCGTCTGCGCCGAAGGCAACGATGAGCGGATCGGTAAATCTGGTCGCGGCGTATCCGCGGGCGGAATCCGCTGGCGACGCGGAGTTGAAGCAAAGAATCAAATCCGCTGTGCTGGCAAAATTGGACGGTCAGGTGGACGCGGCAATGCTGGACGCGGTCATCGCGAGGGTGGTTTCATCGCTCAAGTAATTTTCCCCGATTAAAAATAATCAACCCGCCGAAAGGCGGGTGTTTTTTATCAATTGCGTAAGGGCACAGCGGACGATTAATCGGCAATGTCATTCCTGGACTCGCTGTGCCCCTACAATTTACAACGTCGGTAATTTCTTTTCCGTTGCATTCAACAGATCGATCATCTCCTCACGGATGTGCTTGTTGAGGAAGTGATGCTCAAGCGTGGACAGCGGCAGAAAGCGCGCGCCTGCCACCACGTGGATGCAGTTCGCCGAGCCGCACAGGCAGATGAACGGCGCGTCCATTTCCCATTCGGTGGAGGGATAGAAGAAAGAGAGTTCTTCGCCCTTTTCGATGTCGCGCCGCGCGACCATTTCCATCTTCGCGGTATCTAAAATTACATTCGGGTCGCAGGAATGGTTCAACGCGGCGAGTTTACCCACGTCAGTGTGTTCGGTGCGGTCAATTTGCACGGTGAAGCGATTCGGTTTGTTCACCACTTTCTCGCGCGGGATCTCGCAAATCACCTCGCCTTTTTTGTATTGCTGTTTCGTGATCAGACTTCTAAATTTATTCTCGGTCTTGATCACAAGCGTTTCCATCGAAACCATTTTGTCATCCTTTCATTGAATGTTCGTGCAAACATTTTTATAAGTATAACGACAATGAAAATAATTACAAGGGCTTGGATAATAAAAATAAAAACTTTAAGAAACTCCCCGAACGGCTAGGATATAAACCCATCGAACGCCCGATGTATATTATTTTTATATGCACTACACTATCAACGCTTGGTACAAGTAAATCAATATGATATAAGGAGTGCATCATGTCTGAATTAACCAATTTCTCAAACGCGCTTACCTCCGCTGTAGAAAAAGGCGGCGCGTCCACCGTTCTCGTCGACGCACGCAAGCGTTATCCCGCCAGCGGAATCGCCTATGCCGAAGACCTCGTACTCACCGCCGATCATGTCGTGACTCGTGAAGACATCAAAGTGACATTGCCCAACGGCAAGAGTCTCGCGGCGACTGTCGCTGGGCGCGACGCAGGCTCTGACCTTGCATTGCTCAAACTCGCGGAGAAAGTTTTAACTCCCGCAAAAACATCGAGCGAAGTCAAAGTCGGTCATCTCGTGTTAGCGCTTGGAAGACCCAACGCCTCAGGCATACAAGCCTCGTGGGGCATCGTCACTGCGATTGCTGGTCCTGCGCGCACGCATCGCGGCGGCTTGCTCGACGAATACATCCAAACCGAAACGACGCCATATCCTGGCTTCTCTGGCGGTCCGCTCGTCAACACGGCGGGCGAAGTTCTCGGGCTCAACACCTCGGGGCTGACGCACAGTTCGTCGCTCACGATTCCCGTCAACGTGGCGTGGCGCATCGCGGATGAACTTGCAAAGCACGGCTCGGTCAAACGCGGCTATCTCGGCGTTCGCACACAACCTGTTGAAATCCCTGAAGCCGCGCGCAAGAGTCTCAAGCGCGATCAATCCAGCGGCTTGCTCGTGTTATGGCTCGAAGAAAACGGACCCGCGCAACAAGGCGGCTTGTTTGTCGGCGATACCATCATCGCGGTTGGCGGTCAAACCGTTAGCGACCCCGACGACCTTGTCACTGCGCTCAAGAGCGATGTTGTTGGCAAGTCCGTCGCAGTCGAAGTGTTGCGCGGCGGCAAATCCGAAACGGTCAACGTGAAGGTAGGCGAACGCAAGTGATTCGTACCATCATGTCATTGCGAGGGCGATGCTCCTCGCCCGAAGCAATCTCCAACCATGCGACGGAGATTGCTTCGCCTTCGGCTCACAATGACGGGTTGTTGAGATTATGATTCGAGTCTTGCTAAAAATTTCCTCTCCTGCCTTGCGCGCTGGATTGCAAGCGTTACTCGCGGCCGACGCATCAATTAAAGTTGTAAATGATTCTTTGGATGAAGAAAGCGAAGCGGACGTGATGATCACGTCCGCTTCGCCCGCTTCTTTTCTCGGACGTGAGCCTGCCGCGTCCTCGTCGGCTGGAGTCCTCCTCCTGAGCGGCGACCCGCTTCCCGTCGAGGAGATGAAGCGTTTGCCCCACGTGTGGGGAATCCTGCCCGTCGATTCATCCGCCGAAGAGTTGACCGCCGCCGTCCGCGCGTTATCACAAGGACTCATCGTCGGCGCGCCGCAGTTGTTATTCGAATCGGACAGCGAACCCATCGAGCGCGGTCCGCTCACCGAACGGGAATTGGAAGCGCTTAATTTATTGGCGCGGGGATTGGCGAACAAGCAGATCGCCGTCGAATTGGGAATCAGCGAACACACCGTGAAATTTCACGTCTCTTCGATCTACGCAAAACTCAACGTGACCAACCGCACCGAAGCCGTTCGCGCAGGTCTGCGCGGCGGTTGGATCGCGCTTTAGATTCCGTGACCGCCCACTGGAGTCGTCTCAAATCGCTCGCCGAACCCAGCGATGAGTGACCTGCCGCGTGCAATTGCATTTTGAACGGAGGGCAAGGACAACGACGCTTTGTGGCTTTCTTCGTTTTCCCACACTTCGGTGATCCAAATCGCATTCTCGTCGGTTGAGTCTTTTGCGATCACATAACTCAAACAGCCAGGCATATCGTGGATGCCGTCCAATAGAATTTCGATCAACACATCACGTTGACCTACTGTCGTTTTCATTTTTCCGATCAAGCCATACATAATCCATGCTCCTTCTAAAACATCGCCAATTGACTCGCGGGGCGTTTCCCGTCGAGCAACACAAACGGTGTGGCGCGAGCGACAACGATACCCAGTTTGCGAAGCGCGGTCAAGTCGCGGAGTTTGCTTGCGCGCCGCGCTTGAAGGATCGCCTCCGCGCCTTTGGGTCCAATGCCAGGGATACGGAGCAGGTCACGCTTCTCCGCTTTATTGATTTCCAGCGGTTTTTCTATCAAATTCATTTGCGCCCATGCCAGTTTCGGGTCGGTGGGGAGGGGGAGATTGCCGTTTTGCAGAAAAGGCATTTCCTCCAGATCGAAACCGTAGTCTCGAAGCAAAAACGACGCCTGATACAAACGATGCTCGCGCAATGGATTCACGGCGGCTTTGTTTTCGAGCGGCGTATCACGGATGGGAAAGAACGCCGAGTAATACGCTCGCGTCAGGCGGACATTTTTCATCAGCCAGTTCGTCGTTGTCAGCAACTCCAAGTCGCTTTCGTCGGAGCCGCCCGCGACGAATTGCGTCACCGTGGACGGATATTTCCCGTTCCAGAATTTATACGCGGGCTGTGACCGTCGAATCTCCTCCACCCATTTCAGCGGACGAAGCAATTCCTCGATGAACATTTTATGCGGGGCAAGTTTCGCCAGCCGTTCGGTGTTCGGCGCTTCGAGGTTGATCGAGACGCGGTCGGCGAGTTGCATCATCCGCTCGACCTGTCCCTTTTCCGCGCCAGGCATGATCTTGAGGTGCATGTAGCCGCGGAAGCCAAGTCGCTTGCGGAGGATCTCCGCCGTGTCGATAATTTTGTTCTGCGTGTTGGCTCCACCCGCCGCGATGCCCGAACTGAGGAAAATCCCGTCTGCCATTTTTGCTTGATTCATCTTCATGAACAACTCGGCGAATTCCTGCGGCTTGAACGTGGCGCGGCGGAAATCGCGTCCCGCGCGGAAGGGACAGTAATAGCAATCCCGCTCGCACGCCGACGTGAGCAGGGTCTTCAACAGGACGATGTTTTTCCCATTGGGCAGTTGTGCGGAATGTGTGAACGCGGCGCGCTTTTCCTTGGGAGTGAAGCAAGCGGGCTTGGTCTCGATACGCCCCTCGCTACCGCTCGGGGCTACTCGACCACCGTGCGCGTCCTCCGCGTGCTCCAACTCCATCTGGCTGGAAAGTTCGATCAGGGTGTCCAGAGGGTTCATGCGGCAATTATAGAACGGATATTCTAAATTGGCAAGTAGGGGCACAGCGACGTTCCGCTCTGACACGACGAACGGATAATTCGCTGTGCCCCTGCAACGATTCGTTTATAATCCCCTCATGCCGAATAAAAAGTACGCGCGCATCGCGATGATCGCCCGCTGGAAACCTGTTCATCTTGGGCACGCGGCGATTCTGTGGGCGTTGTGCAACAGCGGGGAGGAGGCGCTCATCGGCGTTGGCAGTTCCAATCGCTACAACGCGCGCAACCCGTTCACGCTCGAAGAAACACGCGACATGCTGGAACTGGCGCTTGCGGGCTTCACGAATTATCGGATCATCTCCGTCCCCGACCTGGATGATGGTCCGCGCTGGCGCGTGATGGTGAAGGATTTGTTCGGCGCGCTGGACGCGTTCGTGACGGAAAACCCTTACGTGACGCATCTCCTCAAGGACGATTACCGCGTCATCCGCCCGGTGGAGTTGGTCCCGCCTCGGGAGCGCGTACCAGCCGAAGGGTCCGAAGTGAGGCGGGCGATGGCGCAGGGAGCGGATTGGGAGTCGCTTGTCCCAACTGCGGTGGCAGAGTATATTAAGTCCAATCGTTTGGATATTAGATTTCGGAATGAGTTCGGGTTGGAAACATTGGCAATGATGACGGTGATCGAGGGTGCGTCGCACTCGGAAGATAGATAAAATCTAAAGGTCAGGTGCGACGCACTTGTGCCGATAAGGAGCCAACATGTATTCATGGGATGACGACACTTCAAAATGGTACGGTGATGGGAAATACGCATACGCGCCCGCTGCGGCGCCTGCGCGGGCGGCGTCTGCTACGCGCGCCGCGGCTTCGGGACCGCGCACTTACGAAAAGAAAGCAGGACCGAACGAAAAGATCATTGATCCGAAACAACACGTTTCAACTGAATCGAAAAATCCCATTATTGTGGCGATTGACGTGACCGGCTCGATGGCGTCGTGGCCCTTCGAAATCTTCGACCGCCTGCCGTTGATGTACAACACGCTCTCGCAATACCGCCCGGATGTGGCGATCTCGTTCGCAGCGATCGGCGACGCCAAAGTGGACCGCTGGCCCCTGCAGGTAACTCCCTTCGCCAGCGGATATGACCTCGAGCAATTGCTCGGTTCGCTTTACGGCGAGGGCGGCGGAGGCGACGCGCCCGAATCGTACGGTCTGTTCGCGCGCTGGGTCAATACGCATGTGACGATTCCATCTCTCGATGAGGCGCCGTTCCTCATCGTCTTCGGCGACATCAACATGCACGCCAAAATGGACAGCGGACAGGTGAGTCATTATCTCGGCGACAGCGTGTGGGGCAACCTTGATGCGGTGGATGAATGGCAAAAGGTGACGCAAAAGTGGAACACGTGGTTCCTGCGCCGACCCGGCGGCAAGCGCGGCGACGTGGTGGACAAACAGTGGGGCGACGCCATCGGCGAACAGAAGATCTTCCACATCGAAGATGAACAACGCGCGGTGGATTACGCCATGGGGCTGATCGCTCGTTCGTGGGGCTACTTCGGCGACTTCCAAGATAACATGCGCGCGCGGCAGGACGAATCGAAGGTGAAGCAGGTCAGCAAGCCGATTGCGATGATCTGCCCGCGCTGCGGCGCGCCGATCCCCGTGGACG contains the following coding sequences:
- a CDS encoding aldehyde dehydrogenase family protein; this encodes MTDFDNDLQSIQEARMLATQARDAQRKFLHATQAEVDRICAAMAQAAADASVTLGKMANEETGYGVPEHKTLKNLLSSQLLWEAIKDIPTVGVIRSDPAKRTYDIAWPMGVVCALTPSTNPTSTTMFKTLIAVKAKNAIVVAPHPFAAKCCAETIHIMAEAGERAGMPKGLISCMTKVSLPGTQELMKHKYVALILATGGSDMVRAAHSVGKPAYGVGPGNVPAYVDRSADVARAAKYIVASKAFDHSVICATEQAVIADRPIATQLEELMKAEGAYFVDENIKQILAKNLFVGHLPNPKSVGKSPQQLAQQYGFSVPDWARILVVRLNSVGRDEPLSGEKLTTVLGWYEVDGWEAGCERSLEMIAYGGRGHSLVIHARDENVIMQFGLEKPVFRIVANTFGTLGTTGYTTGLMPSMTLGSGGVGGAITGDNITVHHMYNVKRLAYEIRTAPDAAFTPGSTDTQAQRSAFTGGAGSLPASSVDSQVEEIVRKVLLELKK
- the eutM gene encoding ethanolamine utilization microcompartment protein EutM yields the protein MIALGMVETKGLVGAIEAADAMVKAANVTLIGSEYVGGGYVTVMVRGDVGAVKAATDAGAAAAKRVGELASVHVIPRPHGDVEMILPQNSKGSFGGRGKEK
- a CDS encoding cupin domain-containing protein — protein: MPRQLFTAEDIRRLARERAGPLVLAPDDIVTAEAQDVAFALGVKMIREAESAVPSERSAAPTAANLPPLKVVKMANVQMEQFIEGRTTPGTHVWLKDVVVTQDRSPMGAGFMSLDKGEMAWTLTYDEIDIVLEGELVITRGSEQVRGKTGDVIYIPKGSSITFGTPNWTRFVYVVFPVNWNEK
- the eutJ gene encoding ethanolamine utilization protein EutJ, producing the protein MNPNLSTLLTETDRIMSGGNGWHADPGLILPSGVYQGRVHVGVDLGTAYTVLVVLDENHQPIAGEYQFAEVTRDGLVVDFIGAVDLLREMKSRVEKKLGFKLTSAATAYPPGVPQAEVRATANVLHGAELDCTGVIDEPSAANNVLKIRDGAIVDVGGGTTGIAIFKDGKTVYTADEPTGGTHFSLVIAGSTGKSFEEAEALKKDPAEQTRLFPVVRPVMEKVAAIVNRHIAGHAVDKLYLVGGTCAFAGMDEVIQEMTGIETALPSNPLFVTPLGIAMNN
- a CDS encoding SET domain-containing protein-lysine N-methyltransferase; the protein is MVSMETLVIKTENKFRSLITKQQYKKGEVICEIPREKVVNKPNRFTVQIDRTEHTDVGKLAALNHSCDPNVILDTAKMEMVARRDIEKGEELSFFYPSTEWEMDAPFICLCGSANCIHVVAGARFLPLSTLEHHFLNKHIREEMIDLLNATEKKLPTL
- a CDS encoding trypsin-like peptidase domain-containing protein encodes the protein MSELTNFSNALTSAVEKGGASTVLVDARKRYPASGIAYAEDLVLTADHVVTREDIKVTLPNGKSLAATVAGRDAGSDLALLKLAEKVLTPAKTSSEVKVGHLVLALGRPNASGIQASWGIVTAIAGPARTHRGGLLDEYIQTETTPYPGFSGGPLVNTAGEVLGLNTSGLTHSSSLTIPVNVAWRIADELAKHGSVKRGYLGVRTQPVEIPEAARKSLKRDQSSGLLVLWLEENGPAQQGGLFVGDTIIAVGGQTVSDPDDLVTALKSDVVGKSVAVEVLRGGKSETVNVKVGERK
- a CDS encoding response regulator transcription factor, with translation MLKISSPALRAGLQALLAADASIKVVNDSLDEESEADVMITSASPASFLGREPAASSSAGVLLLSGDPLPVEEMKRLPHVWGILPVDSSAEELTAAVRALSQGLIVGAPQLLFESDSEPIERGPLTERELEALNLLARGLANKQIAVELGISEHTVKFHVSSIYAKLNVTNRTEAVRAGLRGGWIAL
- a CDS encoding putative quinol monooxygenase, whose protein sequence is MKTTVGQRDVLIEILLDGIHDMPGCLSYVIAKDSTDENAIWITEVWENEESHKASLSLPSVQNAIARGRSLIAGFGERFETTPVGGHGI
- a CDS encoding radical SAM protein — encoded protein: MNPLDTLIELSSQMELEHAEDAHGGRVAPSGSEGRIETKPACFTPKEKRAAFTHSAQLPNGKNIVLLKTLLTSACERDCYYCPFRAGRDFRRATFKPQEFAELFMKMNQAKMADGIFLSSGIAAGGANTQNKIIDTAEILRKRLGFRGYMHLKIMPGAEKGQVERMMQLADRVSINLEAPNTERLAKLAPHKMFIEELLRPLKWVEEIRRSQPAYKFWNGKYPSTVTQFVAGGSDESDLELLTTTNWLMKNVRLTRAYYSAFFPIRDTPLENKAAVNPLREHRLYQASFLLRDYGFDLEEMPFLQNGNLPLPTDPKLAWAQMNLIEKPLEINKAEKRDLLRIPGIGPKGAEAILQARRASKLRDLTALRKLGIVVARATPFVLLDGKRPASQLAMF
- a CDS encoding zinc ribbon domain-containing protein, with product MYSWDDDTSKWYGDGKYAYAPAAAPARAASATRAAASGPRTYEKKAGPNEKIIDPKQHVSTESKNPIIVAIDVTGSMASWPFEIFDRLPLMYNTLSQYRPDVAISFAAIGDAKVDRWPLQVTPFASGYDLEQLLGSLYGEGGGGDAPESYGLFARWVNTHVTIPSLDEAPFLIVFGDINMHAKMDSGQVSHYLGDSVWGNLDAVDEWQKVTQKWNTWFLRRPGGKRGDVVDKQWGDAIGEQKIFHIEDEQRAVDYAMGLIARSWGYFGDFQDNMRARQDESKVKQVSKPIAMICPRCGAPIPVDASGMFKCKFCGTTLKL